One Panulirus ornatus isolate Po-2019 chromosome 20, ASM3632096v1, whole genome shotgun sequence genomic window, atgtacatgtgtgtatatgtatatgtatgtgtgtgtatatatatatgtatacattaagatgtataggtatgtatatttgcgtgtgtggacatgtatgtatatacatgtgtatgtgggtgggttgggccattctttcgtctgtttccttgcggtaccttgctcatatatatatatatatatatatatatatatatatatatatatatatatatatatatatatatagaggggggccaggtgaggatattccgcaaaggcccagtcctctgttcttaacgctacctcgctaacgcgggaaatggcgaatagtttaaaagaaagaaaagaatatatatatatatatatatatatatatatatatatatatatatatatatatatatatatatatatatatatttttttttttttttttttttcatactattcgccatttcccgcattagcgaggtagcgttgagaacagaggactgggcccttgagggaatatcctcacctgggccccttctctgttccctcttttggaaaattaaaaaaaaaagtgagaggggaggatttccagccccccgctccctccccttttagtcgccttctacgacacgcagggaatacgtgggaagtattctttctcccctatccccagggataatatatatatatacatatatatatatatatatatatatatatatatatatatatatatatatatatatatatatatatgtatatatatacatatacatatgttggttaagcaaaatgggaaactTTATGGCAGTGATGTTGCTGGTCTTTTGTTAAAACAACAGGAAGTAAATGCTTTACCTCGTCTTAATAgagtagacataacacatgaagaTGACCTTCAAAGTCTTCCACCTGACAACAGCCGACAGGATGAAGGTATTGACCTTCAGTATCAGACAGTGGCTTCAACATTAATAAGAGATGAGGCTTCACTTCTCAAGAAGTTTAGAGAATATCTTTGTTTGGGTCGTAAACGAGAAGCTGTGGACTATGCAATGCGAGAAGGGTTGTGGGGTCATGCGCCTGCTCTGTCTTACAAGATGGACACTACTACTCACACCCGTGTGCTAGCTGCATTTTCTAGTTCTGTCCCACGGACTGATGTCTTGTTGACGCTGTTTCAACAGCTTTCTGGGAAAAAGCCAGATATCACTAAGAGCTACACACCACAACAATGGGGTGACTGGCGACAACATCTGGCAGTGGTGATATCCAATCCAACAGGACATAAACAGCGTGATCAGGCATCAATTGTAGCCTTAGGAGACACTTTATTTTCCCAAGGACAGTTGTATGCTGCTCATTTCTGTTATCTAATGGCTGAAGTTGAATGGGGTTCTTTTTCCAGCAAGGACTCGAAACTTGTCCTCATCGGATCTTCACATCAACTTCCATTCCAGGTCTTTGCTACTTATGAAGCAATATAGTGTACGAAGGGTATGAATATGCTCGGTCCCTTGACAGCAGCAACCCAGTATTGGAAACATTCCAACTGTACAAACTTATTTATGCACTTAGGCTAACAGAATATGGTTTCCCAGCTGAGGCACTAAGATACTGTGAGGTGATCACTCAGTTGGTACAGAAGATGTCAGCAGCATATCAGGGTGACTTCCTTTCTCATGTGTATGACCTAGCTTCACGTCTTAAGTACCATGACCTTCACTATCAGATGTGCCAGGGAGAAGTATCAGAAATGCCAGATTCTCAGTGGCTTACTAATCTGCAAAGCATTGTGAATGGAGCAAAAGCCCGTGCGGCTCAggtagctgcagcagaagacgaACATCGAGCTCAGCAATCTCAAGACCACTTAGTAGTTAAGATTCCTACTATGGCGTAGCTGGTGCACCTGATTCTAATCAGCAAGTTCCTTATTGAGCTGTTGAGTCTTATCAGACTAACTACATTCCATCAAATAATTCTTATCACAGTTTGAATGCTACAACCAATTCTTACTCACAAAGGCATGCTGTAACAACAGATTCATATCCAGAACAAACATACTCTGCAGATGCATTAGATGGAGTATGTCAAAACCAGTATCCAACCAGTCACCAAGCAGCCTTTCAGTTACCAAGTGATGGAGTGGGTGCTCCGCTGAGCTCCAGTGAAGCTAGCCAAGCAAATGATATGATGGCTTGTTCAAAGGAAGGTGCATCATTAAGTGGTGAAGTTCCTGTAATGCAACAACCTCCTCAGGATCGATCTCAGTACTCTTACAGTGGTGGATACTGGCCAGAATACTCTCAGCAGGACCCTATTGCTTCATCTTATATGCAGACTTATCCCTCTGTTACTGCACACAGTAGTCTTCCACCCTCATCTGAAGGAAGTGGAGATCAGAGGTCTTGCAATGTTCCATCTATATCACAACCAAATAGCTTTAGCATCTGTCAACCAAGCCAACAGTCATATCAGCCTTgggatcagcagcagcagcaagaaaatACAGATATGTATGGTCATATGTCATCCAGATCCCCAGAACTCACAGAATCAGAACCTAACACCCAGACTGAACGAACACCAGAAGAGGAGGCATATTGGGCAGAAATGACTGGCAAGAAGAATGTAAATAATACCACTGATACCTCAGCCATTGATAAGCCAGATGAAGGTAACAAGAAAAATGGTAAAGATCTAGATAAGTCTGAAGATAAGGGTGGAGGATGGTCAATTACCTCTCTCTTTGGATGGAAGAAGTCCAAGCAGGCAGTGCTTCCAGATGATAAAAACCCCTCTATTATATGGGATGATGAGAAAGAAAGATGGGTGAaccaggatggtggtgatgaagtagcttcccctccaccaccacctcctaagAGTGCCACTGGTGGTCCAGGGGCTCCACCTTTCACGATGATAAGAGGAGGACCTAGAAAATCACGATATGTCAACACTGAAAAAGATTCAAGCAAGAGGTTGTCAGCAGGGATGCCTTTAACCACTTCAAACCCCATGCTGCCTCCAATGCCTGGAACTGCATCACTGAATACTGGTGACCCATCCATGTCTCCACCACTGATGGTTCCAACACCCATGCATCCCAGTCAGGAGGGCATTAATTCAACAGATAATATTTCTCAACAAACACAAAATCctgggcagcaggagcagcataaCTCCCCATTACCACAGACAACTCAGTCCCCTGCACCCTTACCAGAAATTGCACAGGTAAACTTTGTTTTCCCTACTTTACCTTTGTGTATTTATTAATTTCTTCTACTCAGGGTATATTATTGTATTTTTGTATTGGAGCTTTACACACAAACTTGGCATGGGctaggatgtttttttttttttttttttctctctccaaaagaaggaacagagaagggggccaggtgaggatattccctaaaaggcccagtcctctgttcttaacgctacctcgctaatgcgggaaatggcgaatagtttaaaaaaaaaaaaaaaaatatatatatatatatatatatatatatatatatatatatatatatatatatatatatatatatatatatatattgagtgattaAATCGTGAGGTGATAGAGCAACGGTCCACATTAGTTCCGGACCTCccttactatccctggggataggggattaagaatacttcccacgtattccctgcgtgtcgtagaaggcgactaaaaggggagggagcggggggctggaaatcctcccctctcgttttttttttttttttccaaaagaaggaacagagggggcaggtgaggatattccaaaaaaggcccagtcctctgttcttaacgctacctcgctaatgcgggaaatggcgaatagtataaaaatatatatatatatatatatatatatatatatatatatatatatatatatatatatatatatatatatatatatatatatatatatatattcctataagtccacgaggaaaatgaaacacgataagttcccaagtgcactttagtataatattcacatcatcaggggagacacaagagagaaataacagtcagttaatatacatcgaagagacgaaactacgGCGCCATCTGGtccattttatcatactttgtttcttgtggctgattcgggtgagtaactgcagaaattggtgactgagtttggtaaagtgtgtgaaagaagaaagctgagagtaaatgcgaataacagGAAGGTTACTGGGCTCAGTAAGGTTAAGAGACAAgcaaagtgggaggtaagtttgaatgaagaaaaactggaggaagtgaaatgttttagatatctgagagtggatttagcagtggaaggaaccatagaagcggaagtgagtcacagggtgggggagggggcaaaggttctaggagcgctgaagaatgtgtggaaggcgagaacgatatcttggagaggaaaaatgggtatatttgaaggaatagtggttccaacaatgttatatggttgtgaagcatgggcgatAGAgagggtcgtgcggaggagggtggatgtgctggaaatgagatgtttgaggacaatatgtggtgtggggtagtctgatcgagtgagtaatgaaagggtaagagagatgtgtgataataaaagagagcgtggttgagagagcagaagagggtgtattgaagaatTTTGGTGActtagagggaatgagtgaggaaagattgacaaagaggatatatgtgtcagaggtggagggaacaaggagaagtgggagaccaaattggaggtggaaggatggaatgaaaaagatattgagcaatcggggcctgaacattctggagggtgaaaggcgtgcaaggaatagagtgaattggaacgatgtggtataccggggtcaacgtgctgtcaatggactgaaccagggcatatgaagcgtcttgggtaaaccatggaaagttttgttgggcctggatgtggaaaaggagctgtggtttcggtgcattacacatgacagctagagactgagtgtgaacgaatgtggcctttgttgttttttcttaacgctacctggagCGCAcgcaaggggagggggaggggtcatttcatgtgtggcagggtggcggcggaaatggacaaaggcagcatgcatgaaaatgttcatgtgcatatatgtatatgtctgtgtatgtatatgtctgtatacgttgaaatgttaagagtaaatgtgaataagagcaaggttatcaggtacagtagggttgagggtcaagtcaattgggaggtaagtttgaatggagaaaaactggaggaagtgaagtgttttagatatctgggagtggatctgtcagcggatggaaccatggaagcggaagtggatcatagggtgggggagggggcgaaaattttgggagccttgaaaaatgtgtggaagtcgagaacattatctcggaaagcaaaaatgggtatgtttgaaggaatagtggttccaacaatgttgtatggttgcgaggcgtgggctatggatagagttgtgcgcaggaggatggatgtgatggaaatgagatgtttgaggacaatgtgtggtgtgaggtggtttgatcgagtaagtaacgtaagggtaagagagatgtgtggaaataaaaagagcgtggttgagagagcagaagagggtgttttgaaatggtttgggcacatggagagaatgagtgaggaaagattgaccaagaggatatatgtgtcggaggtggagggaacgaggagaagagggagaccaaattggaggtggaaagatggagtgaaaaagattttgtgtgatcggggcctgaacatgcaggagggtgtaaggagggcaaggaatagagtgaattggagcgatgtggtatacaggggttgacgtgctgtcagtggagtgaatcagggcatgtgaggcgtctggggtggaccatggaaagctgtgtaggtatgtatacacgtgtgtggacatgtgtatgtacatgtgtatgggggggggggggttgggccatttctttcgtctgtttccttgcgctacctcgcagacgcgggagacagcgacaaagtataaaaaaaaaaaaaaaaaaaaaaaaaaaaaaaaaaaaaaaaaacgttgaaatgtatgggtatgtatatgtgcgtgtgtgagcgtttatgtacatacatgtttatgtaggtggcttgggccattctttcgtctgtttccttgcactacctcgctatcgcgggagacagcgtgaaagtataataataaaaaaggccacattcgttcacacttagtctctagctctcatgtgcaatctaggccccacaaaacattccatggtttaccccagatgcttcacttgccctggttcaatacagtgacagcacataaaccccggtataccacatcattccaattcactctatctttctcacttcatccttccacccccagtttggtgtcccacttctcgttccctccatctctgacacatatatcttcattgtcaatctttcctcactcattctctccatgtgaccaaatcatttcaatatcccctcttctgctctctcaactacattctttttattaccacacatatttcttaccctttcattacttactcaatcaaaccatctcactccacatattgtccccaaacatttcaattctaacatatccaccgtcctccgtacaaccctatctatagcctatgcctcacaaccatataacgtggTTGGAACCACTCCTCtgtcaaacacacccatttttgctctccgagataactttcttgccttccacacattcttcaacgctcccccaccctgtgactcactcccgtttccatgattccatccgctgctaaatccactctcagatatctaaaatgacttcacttctccagtttttctacattcaaatttacctcccaattaacttgtcccttaaccctatcaaacttaataaccctgctcttatgaacatttactcccaactttcctctttcacacactttaccaacttctgcagtttctcacacgaatcagacaccagctttgtatcatcagcgaacaacaactgactcacttcccaagccctctcatctgtaacagactgcatatttgcccctctctcccaaactcttgcattcacctccctaacaaccccatccataaacaactaagacaaccgtggagacatcacgcacccgtgccacaaaccgacattcactgggaaccaatcacttttctctcttcctactcgtacacatgccttacatccttggtaaaaacttttcactgttctagcaacttacctccggcaccatatatttttaatacctttcacaaagcatccctatcaaccctatcatatgccttcctcagatccataaatggtatatacaaatccatctgtttttctaagtatttctaaca contains:
- the LOC139755738 gene encoding LOW QUALITY PROTEIN: uncharacterized protein (The sequence of the model RefSeq protein was modified relative to this genomic sequence to represent the inferred CDS: inserted 1 base in 1 codon; substituted 1 base at 1 genomic stop codon) — protein: MLVKQNGKLYGSDVAGLLLKQQEVNALPRLNRVDITHEDDLQSLPPDNSRQDEGIDLQYQTVASTLIRDEASLLKKFREYLCLGRKREAVDYAMREGLWGHAPALSYKMDTTTHTRVLAAFSSSVPRTDVLLTLFQQLSGKKPDITKSYTPQQWGDWRQHLAVVISNPTGHKQRDQASIVALGDTLFSQGQLYAAHFCYLMAEVEWGSFSSKDSKLVLIGSSHQLPFQVFATYEAIXCTKXYEYARSLDSSNPVLETFQLYKLIYALRLTEYGFPAEALRYCEVITQLVQKMSAAYQGDFLSHVYDLASRLKYHDLHYQMCQGEVSEMPDSQWLTNLQSIVNGAKARAAQVAAAEDEHRAQQSQDHLVESYQTNYIPSNNSYHSLNATTNSYSQRHAVTTDSYPEQTYSADALDGVCQNQYPTSHQAAFQLPSDGVGAPLSSSEASQANDMMACSKEGASLSGEVPVMQQPPQDRSQYSYSGGYWPEYSQQDPIASSYMQTYPSVTAHSSLPPSSEGSGDQRSCNVPSISQPNSFSICQPSQQSYQPWDQQQQQENTDMYGHMSSRSPELTESEPNTQTERTPEEEAYWAEMTGKKNVNNTTDTSAIDKPDEGNKKNGKDLDKSEDKGGGWSITSLFGWKKSKQAVLPDDKNPSIIWDDEKERWVNQDGGDEVASPPPPPPKSATGGPGAPPFTMIRGGPRKSRYVNTEKDSSKRLSAGMPLTTSNPMLPPMPGTASLNTGDPSMSPPLMVPTPMHPSQEGINSTDNISQQTQNPGQQEQHNSPLPQTTQSPAPLPEIAQTSVASPGAVVGAAGGSAGSCARCGQAFSIFFKKRVQCGGGCGLPVCRKCAPWSTAAKAYVCGVCSSPQPQETREPRSPDDAHLK